The Dioscorea cayenensis subsp. rotundata cultivar TDr96_F1 chromosome 7, TDr96_F1_v2_PseudoChromosome.rev07_lg8_w22 25.fasta, whole genome shotgun sequence genome includes a region encoding these proteins:
- the LOC120265247 gene encoding NDR1/HIN1-like protein 13: MADRIHPEPPSGYAPPPPPPPPHSKPPEKKSRPRSGTYVIQIPKDQIYRIPPPENATLYEYYTRRPTSHRRRSIILTSILSILFLLSILTAITGLFYLFLRPRLPSLSADRLTFINITSTEIDAILRASNQNDKIGFRYLPGGSLSISYSGVPLARSPWPEFKQVPGNITVLDTALAGDGFRPTDPIQKALEAELRQGEVLLGMKMTAPVRFFAASLTTWTFTVRVWCDVVVDRLTADARIISQECNSALDF, translated from the coding sequence aTGGCGGACCGCATCCACCCGGAGCCCCCATCTGGCTAtgcacctcctcctcctcctccgcccCCACATTCCAAACCCCCGGAGAAGAAGTCTCGCCCCCGATCCGGCACGTACGTGATCCAGATCCCCAAGGACCAGATCTATCGTATCCCACCGCCGGAGAACGCCACACTCTACGAATACTACACCCGCCGCCCCACCTCCCACCGCCGCCGCTCTATCATCCTCACCTCCATCCTCTccatcctcttcctcctctccaTCCTCACCGCCATTACCGGCCTCTTCTACCTCTTCCTCCGCCCCAGGCTCCCTTCACTCTCCGCCGATCGCCTCACCTTTATCAACATCACCTCCACCGAGATCGACGCCATTCTCCGAGCATCCAACCAGAACGACAAGATCGGCTTCCGCTATCTCCCCGGTGGATCCCTCTCCATCTCCTACTCCGGCGTCCCCCTCGCTCGCTCTCCGTGGCCGGAGTTCAAGCAGGTCCCCGGCAACATAACGGTGTTAGACACGGCGTTAGCTGGGGACGGCTTCCGGCCAACGGATCCCATCCAGAAGGCTTTGGAGGCGGAGCTCCGGCAAGGCGAGGTGTTGTTAGGGATGAAGATGACGGCGCCGGTGAGGTTCTTCGCCGCCTCGTTGACGACGTGGACCTTCACCGTTAGGGTTTGGTGTGACGTCGTCGTTGATCGGCTAACGGCGGACGCGAGGATCATCTCCCAAGAGTGTAACTCTGCATtggatttctga